GGAATAGCTAAAACCTTTACCGCTGCTATCTGTCATATTTGCCGAAGCATCCTGGACTATATAACTACGATAATGAGATTTATTGTTGCTTTGAGAGATATTGTTCAGTGCAACCCAGCTAACAGGAGAAAAAGAAGATATATCATATTGATTTGAATTATAGTTGCGCAAAATATTCCCATTACTCTCTTCACTGTCAGAGCCTCTTCCATTATACCTGCACCTGAGCCCGTAAGGACTTAATTGTAGCGAATAAGTCCGGTTATTTGATATCTTCCCTTTCTGGCTGAGTGCCAGTCCATCCTGCTCCGAATGATCTTCCTGATACTGAGCTCTCAAATGTTTGAACATATCTATTTCCCATTGCGGGGTATAAATAACCGAATAGCTGGTATCTTTCAGTTCATATTTATCTCTATTTGTAGAAACTGCTTCGCCTTGAACATTATAAGAAGAGATATAATCGACATTCGTTATCTTTATTTTCCCTTCGAGACTAATACTGCCAAACCAGCTTGACTGTAATGCTGTACCATAATACCTTCGCCTATCGGAACTCAAAGCTAAAGCACGACCTTCATCACGAGCATATACTTTTGAAAAACCATACTCCGATTGCAAATTCACATTGTTCACCGGAATAAAGGTATTTTTTATTTCCCATACCTTCGTTGTATTTAATTGATTCTGATATTTATCCACATAGCCTGTTTCTTTTTCATTTTCTATATAAGCTATTTTAGTTGACAGGTACTCAGGACCAAAGGTAACTTTAATGCCTTTTTCAGCACTTCGATCATCTATTGTATGAGTATTCTCAGTAATAGCAGGAACAAGGAGTTTGTCCGTCACATCTGTAACCATATTGATATATCCATCCGCAAAAAGCCATGGCGCTGGAGAAAAAACTGCACCGTATTTATCTTCTCTGGTTACCCTATAAATTGGATCCCCTTGCAATTCTCCGGATTGCGTTTTGGTTTCTTTCTTATCGTAATACACGTCAGTACTGCTAAGGACCTTGTATTTAATATTGACTCTCCATTGGGTACTGCCGACGGGAACTTTCATAGTATTTGTACCGGCATACGGGGTAAAACTCTTATCTACCGAGCTATACTCACCGGTTAGCGATAACTTATCATCAGTGTAGGTAGTATCCAGCTGTGCTGCGACACCCTTGTCCACATTACGTTTCTTAGTTCCTGAAGCTGCTTGAGTGTAATAATCATAATAAATACGGTAATTATCCTGAGCGTTTGGCGCAAATCCAATAAACTTAAGCTCTCCCTTAGCATAATTAATGTAATAATCCATACCTGGCTCCAGGCTTTTACGAACCCCATCTTTAGAAAACCATTCGGAACCTTTCACAATATCGGGATGGGGTAGCTGATAGGTAGAATTATATTGTCCGGTCCCATTGATTGTAGCGCCCACGCTATTCGACTCGATTCCGCGCTCAAACTCTCTCGTACTATATGCGGCATCTAAATTGACTCTTATTCGATCATCGAAATTCATATGTACATCGGTTGCAACAATATCGTGCTGGAAGAACCCCGGATCAGCAGCATCCCGGATCACATAACTATATTTTACCTCAAAAACATCGTCCTCACTAAGAGCATAACCGTACCATATACCATCCTCTGGAGATTGATATCTTTTGTAGATAACAACACCTATCTGCCCACTATATCGCCCCAGATCATCTTGTTCATAGACGATCTCATAATCCTTACCATATTTTGAGAGGGCATCAAAAGAACCAGCACTTGGTTTATGCCGCAAACTAATCAATCCGCCATCAAGATCTCTATCGACTTTAATGTTATAGGGAACTGCCGAAACATATTTTTGAGCACTTTTATTGAGCGAAGTATACTCTGCAGGTTTACTATCTTTGTCATTTCCATAAAATGAATACGTCAGCGGCCCCTTAGGACGATAATATTGGTAAGAGAATTTAACACCTGCCTGGATAACATCAAGGCTTTGCAGATCGTTCGTAACCCCATTATTGTATGAGGCGACATCATAATTAACAGTTACAATTCCACTATCATAATTAATCGATACGCCGCCTACGCTCAACTCTTTATCATTGACAAGGATTCGAAGTGATTCCTCTTTGATCGGCCAGTTATCAGCTTTATAAACAACCGTCCTGCCATAACTGGCAGATGGCCGTCTGACTTCATTGTCTGCACCAACAGTAATAGTGCTTTCCTTTGATTTTGCTCGTTTTTGCAGATATGTCATTCCCCCGGAAAACCAATTATATTTGGGTTTCTTTTGCGCCGGCAGCTTCAAAGCATAGTAGACGTAATTGACCTCGACATTATCTTGCCCGCTAACAGGCCGGCGAAAAGTAATTGCGCCTTTAGCATAATTGAAGAAATAATCTTCCTCTATCTTCAATTTATTTTTATTAAGAATAACGGACTCAGAGCCTTTGACTATCTCCTTATTTTTAAGTGGATAAGGACCGATGGTTCCGACTCCGGCAAACGTTTCCTTGCTCTCCCCGTGCTCATAATAAGAATACGATATCCTTATTTTATCGAATGGATCCCATACTCTCGGAGGCACCTTAACAATCCCGTTCGCATAATCAAGCATATATTCCGCTGGAGCTAGTTTTCTTTCATTAAAATAAATGGTCTCGCTGTTTGTTAAAATATATTTATTTGCTAAAGTAAATGTGCCATTATCATAGTTAACCGCAGTATTGTTCGTTACATCATCGGTTTTTGATTCTATATCAAGAAATTCCTGGGTCTTAAGTTCGTTCCTTACCATATCGGTCTCTGCATCCATCATGAATGACATCCGGGCCGCTTTGAACTGCTGTCTATCAATACTAATAAAGTCTTCAACCGGATTAGTATAATCGTAGACAAACTTAATTACATCTTTAACGCTACGAGCATCTTCAAGCGTCACATTATAATTCATGTAATTAACAGTGTAATCTTTTCCTTCCTGTAATTTTTCATTGTTTATATAGACCTTTAACGATCCTTCAACAATAGGATTGTACCGCATCTTATAGACCTTGTTCACTCCGTCTCCATTAACCAAAAAAATATCCGTATCACTACGCTCTTCCCCCACAGTCGCGAAAGCACTATACTTATCATCTTTACTTGTATACATGAACCCATTGATCTTCTTGTTGACGGTTGCAAAAGGACCGCCGACTATTTGCGGCTCAAAATCCCCAAAAGTAAATTCGTGGTTATAGAACTGGACAAATATGTTGTGCTTGCTGGGAAAATCAGATTCTTCTTCGATGTCATATCTTACATAGAGATTACTATCTAAACGTCCATCGATCTTAAGGTTAAGCCGTTCTTTCCAGTAAAGCGACCCTTCATAAAGGTCTGAAGGCAAAAGTTTATAATATGGGTGGTCCTGGATATGTTTACGGGCATCATTGTTAGCACGAACATACTTATTCCCTAGTTTCCATTCTTTTACACCGTCAATATTAGGTTTGAATTCCAGGGTATTACCATTACCGCTGGTAAAGCATAGGAATACCCATAAAAAGATAAACAATCTTCTTAGCATGCAACTAACCCTTATTTACATTCTACAAATCGGTTATTTATTGTTTCATGGTTAGTAACAGCGATCTGTTTGATTATAGAGGAATACCCGATTACCCAGGCTTTTACCATGCAACAATTTATTATCATTGTATCATTTAATCGTATTCATGCAAAATAACGTATATATTCCGATAATTAATAGATACCAATTGAACAATAAAAACAGCCGCCTTAAAACGACCAATTAACCCAGATAATTCTTTTCAGGTTTCCACTAAGCAGCTATAAAATAGAAAAGAATCAGGGAAGGAAAGCCTCAAAGACTTCATTCGCAAGAAGTAATCCGTTATCTGACAGACATAATACATCGGCGTCAGTGATAACTAATTTCTTATTTACCAGTTCAGAAATTACTTTTTCATAGTGCTGCATAATATTGACACCAAATCGAGAGGACAGGTCATTCAGGAAAATCCCTTTTCGTTTTCTCAGCCCCATAAATATGGCTTCTGCAATTTGAGTATATTCATCAAGAATCTCCTCTTCTTTCTGATGCAAAGGAGATACCGATAAATAATCATTAATATCCTCAGTATTCGTATACCGGGCACCGGCAATCATCGAGGTAGCGCCCGCTCCTATCCCCAAAAAATCATAGTAATCCCAATAGGCAAGATTATGCCGGCACTCTTTTCCCGGCCTCGCGAAATTAGAGATCTCGTAGTGTTGTAACCCTAACTTGGGCAAAGTATCAATAATATACTCATAGAACTCGGCATCGATTTCTTCATCAGGAAGGGTAAAACAGTTATGATTCAAAGCCTCATACATAGGTGTGCCCGGATCGAGGTGCAAATTATAGGTAGAGATATGATCAACCGGCAAATCCTTCACAACACACAATGACTGTGAGAGCTGGTCTTTGGTTTGATTCGGGAGCGCAAAAATAAGATCAATGTTGATATTTGAAAACCCAGCTGCAGCACAATCAGTTACAGTTCTTATTGCTTCATTCCGGCTATGGATCCTGCCAAGGAGTGACAGCTCGCTGTCCAGAAAACTTTGGACACCGATACTAACCCGGTTAATGCCAACTTCAAAAAAATGTTTGATTTTCGAATAATCAACGGTCCCAGGATTAACTTCGATCGTTATTTCAGGGTTAGAAAGTCGAAAGTTTTCTTTTAGGCATAAGAGTATCCGTTCTAATAATTTTGCGCTGATAAGAGACGGCGTACCCCCGCCCAAGTAAATAGTTTTTATGGTGTTTCTAGAAAACTGTTGGGAAAGAGCTTTTATCTCCCGCTTCAAGGCAAAACTATATTCTTCCATCAGATCTTGCTGATTTTCCAAAGAATAAAAGCTACAATAACCGCACTTCTTCACGCAAAAGGGGAAATGAATATAAATGGATTCCATAATGGATTTGTTACATAATTCTACGCTAATTCTATCTTCGGTTCGTTTTGACCACATAATTACTTATTAATTTGAAGGATGGCAAAAAAAGCTTCCTGGGGAACCTCAACAGTACCTATATTCTTCATTCGCTTCTTGCCT
Above is a window of Candidatus Margulisiibacteriota bacterium DNA encoding:
- a CDS encoding coproporphyrinogen III oxidase (catalyzes the oxygen-independent formation of protoporphyrinogen-IX from coproporphyrinogen-III), producing MWSKRTEDRISVELCNKSIMESIYIHFPFCVKKCGYCSFYSLENQQDLMEEYSFALKREIKALSQQFSRNTIKTIYLGGGTPSLISAKLLERILLCLKENFRLSNPEITIEVNPGTVDYSKIKHFFEVGINRVSIGVQSFLDSELSLLGRIHSRNEAIRTVTDCAAAGFSNINIDLIFALPNQTKDQLSQSLCVVKDLPVDHISTYNLHLDPGTPMYEALNHNCFTLPDEEIDAEFYEYIIDTLPKLGLQHYEISNFARPGKECRHNLAYWDYYDFLGIGAGATSMIAGARYTNTEDINDYLSVSPLHQKEEEILDEYTQIAEAIFMGLRKRKGIFLNDLSSRFGVNIMQHYEKVISELVNKKLVITDADVLCLSDNGLLLANEVFEAFLP